The Desmonostoc muscorum LEGE 12446 genome includes a region encoding these proteins:
- a CDS encoding alpha/beta hydrolase, protein MPIYGSDAINFDGVNGHRYWFHEPFSYTGVADIDERLSGFPVAVFLPHNRPAQDTPLVIGLQGMSAPYGWNAFIVSTLTQMGIAVALFDTPLAGERSLVRTFTAMVENEIKPLVDRGIPFDTELLLCLFRRTAADIAKVRDFCGDRYGLTNNRLALFGVSMGVLQAAYAFTADGIGERLLGTIGHADLQSFAKSWGYLVLPDLAASPLGGLAEALLERVQPNVKPVVKLLQLAKNLKYPDEYAQACNPMTYIQLVQPPRRVRFLVGANDPIVSVKDARACAGRFFDGDCYVVPGMGHGTHKWGLLFVDHVRYFLATQLGDWGDEGDEGDEGDEG, encoded by the coding sequence ATGCCTATTTACGGGTCTGATGCGATTAATTTTGACGGCGTGAATGGTCATCGCTATTGGTTTCACGAGCCTTTTTCTTATACTGGAGTAGCTGATATTGATGAACGATTAAGTGGCTTTCCCGTTGCTGTGTTTTTGCCACACAATCGGCCTGCACAGGATACTCCTTTGGTGATTGGTTTGCAAGGAATGAGCGCACCTTATGGGTGGAACGCTTTTATCGTATCGACGCTGACACAGATGGGCATAGCTGTAGCTTTGTTCGATACACCCTTAGCTGGTGAGCGTAGCTTGGTGCGTACTTTTACAGCTATGGTGGAAAATGAAATTAAACCTTTAGTTGACAGAGGTATCCCGTTCGATACTGAGTTACTATTGTGCTTATTTCGCAGGACTGCGGCTGATATTGCCAAAGTGCGTGACTTTTGTGGCGATCGCTATGGTTTAACTAATAATAGACTGGCATTATTCGGCGTCAGTATGGGAGTTTTGCAAGCCGCCTATGCCTTTACTGCTGACGGTATTGGCGAACGGCTATTAGGGACAATCGGTCATGCCGATCTCCAGTCTTTTGCCAAAAGTTGGGGCTACTTGGTTTTGCCAGATTTAGCAGCTTCACCCTTGGGTGGACTAGCAGAAGCACTGCTGGAACGAGTACAACCGAATGTGAAACCTGTAGTTAAGCTTTTACAATTAGCTAAAAATCTGAAATACCCTGATGAATATGCTCAGGCGTGCAACCCCATGACTTATATTCAGTTGGTACAGCCTCCGCGTCGAGTTCGCTTTTTGGTGGGTGCAAACGATCCGATTGTTAGTGTTAAAGATGCCCGCGCTTGTGCTGGGCGGTTTTTTGATGGCGATTGTTATGTTGTTCCTGGTATGGGACATGGGACGCACAAATGGGGTCTGTTATTTGTAGACCATGTGCGTTATTTTCTGGCGACACAATTGGGGGATTGGGGAGATGAGGGAGATGAGGGAGATGAGGGAGATGAGGGATAA
- a CDS encoding family 10 glycosylhydrolase has protein sequence MFNRPLNVATSTLFWRPLFAVLFSSSSLLSSFGSQPARAQVTQYCQLSTGAAQEKENLRLSALKGNQNAQAQYQKILQEQAQKLRECRTRTWPQIQALWLRLYPCDIQPGTIDRVMDRIVNGGYNQVYIEVFYDGQVLLPATANPTVWPSVIRTPGAENIDLLSVAIQKARQRGLKVYAWMFTTNFGYTYAQRKDREAAIARNGKGQTSLYVVDNGSQLFIDPYNPQAKRDYYQLVQEVLRRRPDGLLLDYVRYPRQAGSDSIATKVSDLWLFSPATQEALFKRAQNYKGLDLIRRFLSKGYVTAGDVAEVDKLYPQEGEPVWQGRIPPVAEKSIQPATDRQPLLQWELWQLAVAHAMQGILDFVTIASYPAKQQGIPTGVVFFPDGNQTVGQGYDSRLQPWDRFPTTLEWHPMSYGTCGNVSCIVSQVQRVLSMAKPGTQIIPALAGRWGKPISNRPPLEVQMQALRQFAPQLKGVSHFAYSWQYPQNDSDRKFCRNR, from the coding sequence ATGTTTAATCGTCCTTTGAACGTTGCAACATCAACATTATTTTGGCGACCCCTATTCGCTGTACTTTTCAGTAGTAGCTCGTTACTTTCCAGCTTTGGGAGCCAACCAGCAAGGGCGCAAGTAACCCAGTATTGTCAGTTATCAACAGGGGCGGCGCAAGAAAAAGAAAACTTACGTTTGTCAGCCCTCAAAGGCAATCAAAATGCCCAGGCTCAATATCAAAAAATATTACAAGAACAAGCGCAGAAATTACGGGAGTGCCGTACTCGGACTTGGCCACAAATCCAAGCCCTTTGGTTGCGCTTGTATCCCTGTGACATTCAGCCAGGAACAATCGATCGCGTTATGGATCGGATTGTTAACGGTGGCTATAACCAAGTTTATATAGAAGTATTTTACGACGGGCAGGTATTATTACCAGCAACTGCTAACCCGACGGTTTGGCCTTCTGTGATTCGTACTCCAGGAGCAGAAAATATCGATTTACTGTCTGTAGCGATTCAAAAAGCTCGGCAACGGGGTTTGAAAGTCTACGCCTGGATGTTTACCACCAATTTCGGCTATACTTACGCCCAGCGAAAAGATAGAGAAGCTGCGATCGCTCGCAATGGCAAAGGTCAAACGAGCTTATATGTTGTAGATAACGGCTCTCAACTATTTATCGACCCCTACAACCCCCAAGCAAAACGCGACTACTACCAATTAGTACAGGAAGTTTTACGCCGTCGTCCAGATGGCTTGCTACTGGATTACGTGCGCTATCCCCGACAAGCGGGAAGCGATTCTATCGCCACTAAAGTCTCAGACTTATGGTTATTTAGTCCCGCAACTCAAGAAGCTTTATTTAAACGGGCACAGAATTACAAAGGGCTGGACTTAATTCGCCGCTTTTTGAGCAAGGGATATGTCACAGCTGGAGACGTAGCAGAAGTTGATAAACTTTATCCTCAAGAAGGCGAACCTGTCTGGCAAGGACGCATTCCCCCAGTAGCCGAAAAATCAATTCAGCCTGCAACTGATAGACAACCACTTTTACAATGGGAGTTGTGGCAGCTGGCTGTTGCTCATGCCATGCAAGGAATTCTAGATTTTGTCACCATCGCCAGTTACCCAGCAAAGCAACAAGGTATTCCCACAGGAGTGGTGTTTTTCCCTGATGGTAACCAAACTGTCGGACAAGGGTACGATTCCCGTTTGCAACCTTGGGATCGGTTTCCCACCACACTGGAGTGGCATCCCATGTCTTATGGAACTTGCGGTAATGTCAGTTGTATCGTATCCCAAGTGCAGCGGGTTTTGAGTATGGCAAAACCAGGTACGCAGATCATCCCTGCTTTAGCTGGTCGGTGGGGAAAACCTATCAGTAATCGTCCACCCCTAGAAGTGCAAATGCAAGCACTCCGACAATTTGCCCCCCAACTCAAAGGAGTTAGCCATTTTGCCTATTCTTGGCAATATCCTCAGAATGATAGCGATCGCAAATTTTGTCGTAATCGGTAA
- the psb27 gene encoding photosystem II protein Psb27 — translation MHMKRYWSRLLALVLVLSIGLMGCSGSPDSLTGDYRQDTLAVVNIMRQAIELSQDSPNKAAIQAEVRQKINDFSARYQRANSVSGLGSFTTMRTALNSLAGHYSSYPNRPVPEKLKNRLEKELELVETALKRGG, via the coding sequence ATGCATATGAAGCGCTATTGGTCGCGTCTGCTTGCACTCGTTTTGGTTTTATCTATCGGCTTGATGGGTTGTTCTGGCAGTCCAGATAGTTTGACTGGCGATTATCGCCAAGACACTTTAGCAGTGGTCAATATCATGAGACAAGCCATAGAACTATCACAAGATTCACCAAACAAAGCAGCAATTCAAGCAGAAGTGCGTCAAAAAATTAATGACTTTTCAGCTCGCTACCAGCGGGCTAACTCTGTTTCTGGTCTTGGCTCGTTTACAACTATGCGAACGGCCCTCAACTCCCTGGCTGGACACTACAGTTCTTACCCTAATCGTCCTGTACCCGAAAAACTCAAAAATCGCTTAGAGAAGGAATTAGAGCTGGTAGAAACAGCGCTGAAGCGTGGCGGTTAA
- the cofH gene encoding 7,8-didemethyl-8-hydroxy-5-deazariboflavin synthase subunit CofH encodes MLTKITVEKIIERALMGYDLSPEEGVVLLQQTEPEAIAIIRDTSDTLRHAEAGDTVTYVINRNINFTNICEQHCSFCAFRRDDGDAGAYWLDWAQILEKATDGVQRGATEICMQGGLNPQAQINGKSLPYYLKLVETIKHEFPQIHLHAFSPQEVQFIARLDGLEYADVIAALRDAGVGSMPGTAAEVLDDTVRRILCPEKIDTATWLEIVSTAHKLGLHTTSTMLSGHIESQEQQIGHLEKLRSLQKTAINQGYPARITEFILLPFVGQEAPKPLRRRVGRDQPVLQDALLLGAVARIYLGNWISNHQQSWVKLGLAGATEALVWGCNDIGGTLMEEHITTMAGALGGTCMEVETLQSAIASLGRPYQQRDTLYQRVMGHRA; translated from the coding sequence ATGCTGACAAAAATTACTGTTGAAAAAATTATTGAGCGTGCCTTGATGGGGTACGATTTATCTCCCGAAGAGGGGGTAGTGTTGTTACAACAAACCGAGCCAGAGGCGATCGCCATAATACGTGATACATCTGATACGCTGCGCCACGCAGAAGCAGGTGATACAGTTACCTACGTAATTAATCGTAATATTAACTTTACTAATATTTGCGAACAGCACTGTAGTTTTTGTGCTTTCCGTCGAGATGATGGTGATGCGGGTGCATATTGGTTAGATTGGGCGCAAATTTTAGAAAAGGCTACAGATGGAGTACAACGGGGTGCGACAGAAATCTGTATGCAGGGGGGATTAAATCCACAAGCACAAATCAACGGCAAATCTTTGCCCTACTACCTCAAACTAGTAGAAACCATCAAACACGAATTTCCCCAGATACATTTACACGCTTTCTCACCCCAGGAAGTGCAATTTATCGCCAGACTTGACGGACTTGAATATGCTGATGTGATTGCTGCTTTGCGAGATGCTGGTGTTGGCTCCATGCCAGGAACAGCAGCGGAAGTGTTAGATGATACAGTCAGGCGGATATTATGTCCAGAAAAGATTGATACAGCCACTTGGTTAGAAATTGTCAGCACAGCTCATAAATTAGGCTTGCATACCACCAGTACCATGCTATCTGGGCATATTGAAAGCCAGGAACAGCAAATTGGGCATTTAGAAAAACTGCGATCGCTCCAAAAAACTGCCATCAATCAGGGATATCCAGCACGGATTACAGAGTTTATTTTATTACCCTTCGTTGGGCAAGAAGCACCCAAACCCTTACGTCGCCGTGTTGGACGCGATCAACCAGTTTTGCAAGATGCACTACTGCTAGGGGCTGTGGCGCGGATTTACTTAGGTAATTGGATTTCCAACCATCAGCAGAGTTGGGTAAAACTAGGACTTGCAGGTGCAACAGAAGCCTTAGTTTGGGGTTGCAACGATATCGGTGGCACCTTAATGGAAGAACACATCACCACAATGGCAGGTGCCTTGGGCGGTACGTGTATGGAAGTGGAAACATTACAAAGTGCGATCGCTTCTTTAGGACGACCTTACCAACAACGGGATACTCTTTATCAAAGAGTTATGGGGCATAGGGCATAG
- a CDS encoding glycosyltransferase family 39 protein produces MFNGQVFAVRDIQKYQQPNSEKGLINTINSLAVEDAQHPPLYYVMVRLWTQFFGNSVATTRNLSAIISLLAFPGIYWLSLELFQSSLTAWISVALLTVSPFHVLYAQEAREFGLWMVTILLGSAALLRAMRLGSKQFWGIYAVTVALGLYTFLFSGLLAIAHGIYVFAVERFRFTKTVKAYLIATSAGFLAFVPWILTIINSLSEIERTTASAQTKQSLSVLVSGWISNISYLFADFWRYEPFFPDLNLPVLRLGRFLIPLILILVVYSYFFVYRQAGKQVWLFVFILSAVPALALILPDLIIGGKVSLRPRYVTPCYVNIQLAVAYFLATQIISSKLIARKFWQLVMVVVISSGIVSCAVSSQAETWWNKSSHANPQIARIINQTNEPLLISSNYSLNIGDLMSLSHLLDEKVQMQLVIEASIPNIPDSSSELFLYNPSKKFRSELEKKYKLVDVFQYSRLWRLEEKSS; encoded by the coding sequence ATGTTTAATGGGCAAGTATTTGCTGTTAGAGATATACAAAAATATCAACAGCCTAATTCTGAAAAAGGTTTAATCAATACAATCAACTCTTTGGCAGTGGAGGATGCTCAACATCCTCCACTTTATTATGTGATGGTTAGATTATGGACGCAATTTTTTGGCAATTCAGTAGCGACTACAAGAAATTTGTCAGCCATAATTAGCCTGCTAGCTTTTCCTGGCATTTATTGGCTGTCCTTAGAATTATTTCAGTCATCCCTAACGGCATGGATAAGCGTAGCTCTTCTAACAGTCTCGCCCTTCCATGTACTGTACGCCCAAGAGGCAAGAGAGTTCGGTTTGTGGATGGTGACTATTTTACTAGGGAGTGCTGCACTGCTGCGAGCAATGAGGCTGGGTAGTAAGCAGTTTTGGGGAATTTATGCAGTAACAGTGGCACTAGGATTGTACACCTTTTTGTTTTCTGGGTTGCTGGCGATCGCCCACGGAATTTATGTATTTGCCGTTGAACGCTTTCGATTCACTAAAACCGTTAAAGCTTATCTAATAGCAACTAGCGCCGGCTTTTTAGCTTTTGTTCCTTGGATTTTAACTATTATTAATAGCTTGTCTGAAATTGAGCGCACAACAGCCAGCGCTCAAACCAAACAATCTCTGTCAGTTTTGGTTTCTGGTTGGATTAGTAATATTAGCTATTTATTTGCTGATTTTTGGCGCTACGAACCATTTTTTCCAGATTTGAATTTGCCAGTTTTGCGCTTGGGCCGATTTTTAATTCCCTTAATACTAATCTTGGTAGTATATTCATATTTCTTTGTTTATCGTCAAGCAGGAAAACAAGTTTGGTTATTTGTTTTTATCTTAAGTGCAGTACCTGCTTTAGCTCTTATATTGCCTGATTTGATTATTGGAGGTAAGGTCAGTCTGCGACCTAGATATGTAACTCCCTGTTATGTAAACATTCAGCTAGCTGTTGCTTACTTCCTGGCGACTCAAATTATTTCTTCTAAGTTAATAGCCCGCAAATTTTGGCAATTAGTAATGGTAGTAGTAATTTCCAGTGGAATTGTATCCTGTGCCGTCAGTTCTCAAGCCGAGACATGGTGGAATAAAAGCAGCCATGCAAACCCTCAAATAGCTCGCATCATCAATCAAACTAATGAGCCACTATTAATTAGTAGTAATTATTCCCTAAATATTGGCGATCTCATGTCTCTCAGTCATCTCCTAGATGAAAAAGTGCAAATGCAATTGGTAATTGAAGCAAGCATACCAAACATTCCTGATAGTTCCAGCGAACTATTTTTGTATAATCCTTCTAAAAAATTTAGATCTGAGCTTGAGAAGAAATACAAACTAGTCGATGTTTTTCAGTATAGTAGGTTGTGGCGGCTAGAAGAAAAAAGCAGCTAA
- a CDS encoding CbtB domain-containing protein, producing MSTFSHISVLQKTATITLSKPVQITLYMLLSSLVIWTVLFSTYPAAHNTAHSARHHTLGVACH from the coding sequence ATGAGTACTTTTTCTCATATTTCAGTATTGCAGAAGACCGCAACTATTACCTTATCAAAGCCTGTACAGATAACGCTTTATATGCTGCTATCTTCTTTGGTTATCTGGACTGTCTTGTTCTCCACCTATCCTGCGGCGCACAACACAGCACATTCAGCACGGCACCACACTTTAGGCGTTGCATGTCACTAA
- a CDS encoding multicopper oxidase domain-containing protein, giving the protein MPNNFALGKEKLWSRRQLLKLGLAGVGVTGAAGLWQMLNLQSQSFVKVPPLDIEATEGVTNPMKMLRDFDYGTVKQENGRTIREFQLTAGTSIIQLNSAVSYNIWDLNGRIPGPTLRAKQGDRVRVLFLNNAGHSHSLHFHGVHPAEMDGIRPVSNGKATIYEFDAEPYGVHLYHCHIEPVTRHIAKGLYGMFIIDPPTPRPPADEIVLVMAGYDVNDDSHNDYYAFNGVPHHYMHHPIPIYQNQLIRLYVLNIIEYDPAVTFHLHANFFDVFRYGMSMTASEKADVITMGVAERHILEFAFRYPGKYMFHPHQDAIAENGCMGQFEVVTDSNSQKNVNIS; this is encoded by the coding sequence ATGCCCAACAACTTTGCTCTGGGTAAGGAAAAACTTTGGAGTCGCCGTCAATTACTAAAGCTAGGCTTAGCAGGTGTGGGAGTGACTGGTGCAGCTGGACTTTGGCAGATGTTGAATCTACAAAGTCAGTCATTTGTGAAAGTGCCACCACTCGATATTGAGGCAACAGAGGGCGTTACTAACCCAATGAAGATGCTCAGGGATTTTGATTATGGAACGGTTAAGCAAGAAAATGGGCGCACTATCCGAGAATTTCAGTTAACTGCGGGTACTTCCATTATTCAACTCAATAGCGCTGTTTCCTACAATATCTGGGATTTAAACGGCCGCATACCAGGGCCAACGCTGCGGGCAAAACAAGGCGATCGCGTGCGAGTACTATTTCTCAATAATGCGGGACATTCTCACTCTTTGCATTTTCATGGCGTTCATCCGGCAGAAATGGATGGTATTCGTCCAGTCAGCAACGGCAAAGCCACAATTTATGAATTTGATGCCGAACCATATGGTGTTCACTTATACCACTGTCATATAGAACCAGTCACCCGTCACATCGCTAAGGGACTGTACGGCATGTTCATCATCGATCCTCCTACTCCCCGTCCCCCGGCTGATGAAATTGTGCTAGTGATGGCTGGGTATGACGTGAATGATGATAGCCATAATGATTATTACGCCTTTAACGGCGTGCCTCATCACTACATGCATCATCCCATTCCTATTTATCAAAATCAGTTGATTCGACTGTATGTCCTCAACATCATTGAATACGATCCGGCGGTCACCTTTCACCTCCATGCCAATTTTTTTGATGTTTTTCGCTATGGGATGAGCATGACTGCTAGCGAAAAAGCTGATGTGATTACGATGGGTGTAGCAGAAAGGCACATCTTGGAATTTGCTTTTCGCTATCCAGGTAAGTATATGTTTCATCCCCATCAAGATGCGATCGCCGAAAACGGCTGCATGGGTCAATTTGAAGTAGTTACTGATAGTAACTCTCAAAAAAATGTTAACATTTCCTGA
- a CDS encoding ComEA family DNA-binding protein: protein MIKFRYICLTVAAAAIVTLSSCSSTPTAENPSAPVASPQATEAVSNNSHSGHGGKEKININTAILSELDKFEAKLGVPALSNKIQANRPYGSPEDLVTKKVITQEQFNQIKDQVGVQDVVLTGEAKDVDYMSKLGLMKGHLLVAKELLDQNQPKQAEPHIGHPVEEIYVDVEDQLNERKVKEFKTTLVSLQDLVKSSPKDNKVKTNFTSSVQAVDTAIAALPAAERAKPGFVLQVINELLDSANSEYGAAIANGKISAAIEYQDSRGFVFYANELYKGISSQVAQQDAEADKAINASFTELVKVWPAAVPPAKPVKTPEDVTKLVKTIEENSQKVIDKSSSQI from the coding sequence ATGATAAAATTTCGTTATATTTGTTTAACAGTGGCAGCTGCGGCAATAGTTACCTTGAGTTCCTGTAGCAGTACGCCAACCGCAGAAAATCCCTCAGCACCAGTTGCTAGTCCTCAAGCTACAGAGGCAGTCAGTAATAACAGTCATAGCGGTCATGGCGGCAAAGAGAAAATTAACATAAATACTGCTATATTGTCAGAATTAGATAAATTTGAAGCAAAACTAGGCGTCCCGGCTTTATCTAACAAAATTCAGGCGAATCGCCCCTACGGCAGTCCAGAAGATTTAGTGACCAAAAAAGTGATTACTCAGGAACAGTTCAACCAAATTAAAGACCAGGTTGGTGTTCAAGATGTAGTACTTACAGGTGAAGCAAAAGATGTTGACTACATGTCTAAATTAGGCTTAATGAAAGGGCATCTTTTAGTAGCAAAAGAACTGCTAGATCAAAATCAGCCTAAACAGGCAGAACCTCATATTGGGCATCCAGTTGAGGAGATTTATGTTGATGTAGAAGACCAACTTAATGAGCGCAAAGTTAAAGAATTTAAGACAACTTTGGTGAGTTTGCAAGATTTAGTGAAATCTAGTCCCAAGGATAACAAAGTTAAAACTAATTTTACATCTTCAGTGCAAGCAGTTGACACAGCGATCGCAGCTTTACCAGCAGCCGAACGTGCAAAACCAGGATTTGTATTACAGGTGATTAATGAGTTACTAGATTCAGCGAACTCGGAATATGGGGCAGCGATCGCCAATGGTAAAATATCCGCAGCAATTGAGTATCAAGACTCTCGTGGATTCGTATTTTACGCTAATGAATTATACAAAGGAATTTCGAGCCAAGTAGCTCAACAAGATGCCGAAGCAGATAAAGCGATTAATGCTAGTTTCACTGAACTAGTAAAAGTTTGGCCTGCCGCCGTTCCACCAGCTAAACCCGTAAAGACTCCAGAGGATGTTACCAAGTTGGTGAAAACCATTGAGGAAAACTCTCAAAAAGTGATTGATAAATCCAGTTCCCAAATATAA
- a CDS encoding ferritin-like domain-containing protein, whose translation MQELDQKKTIDLLNAIMEFELAGVVRYTHYSLMVTGPNRIPIVAFFKAQASESLLHAQQVGEILTGLDGHPSLKIAPMEETYKHTVKDILAESLSHEKKALDLYKNLLETVTNASIYLEEFARGMIGQEEMHNLELKKMLRDFS comes from the coding sequence ATGCAAGAACTTGACCAGAAAAAGACCATTGACCTGCTGAACGCCATCATGGAATTTGAACTAGCAGGAGTAGTACGCTATACACATTATTCGTTAATGGTGACTGGCCCTAACCGCATTCCCATTGTTGCTTTCTTTAAAGCACAGGCAAGTGAATCTTTACTTCACGCCCAACAAGTCGGAGAAATTCTCACAGGTTTAGATGGGCACCCCTCCTTAAAAATTGCCCCAATGGAAGAAACCTATAAGCATACAGTCAAAGATATCTTGGCAGAAAGCTTATCCCATGAAAAGAAGGCATTAGATTTGTATAAAAATCTCCTTGAAACTGTCACCAATGCCAGCATTTATCTAGAAGAATTTGCTCGCGGCATGATAGGGCAAGAAGAGATGCATAATCTCGAACTGAAAAAGATGTTACGCGATTTTAGTTAA
- a CDS encoding FTR1 family iron permease, with amino-acid sequence MNFSTALPTFVITLREGVEAALVVGIVLALLKKAKKSRLNSWVYAGVGAGIAISALIGVLFSWIIQVVGAANPQYTSVVEPLLEGVFSLLAIAMLSWMLIWMTQQAKFMKAQVEGAVTQALTQNSNVGWGVFSLVFIAVVREGFETVLFIAANFQQGLVPSIGALAGLGVAIAIGVLLFKWGIKINIRQFFQVMGVLLVLIVAGLVVSALKNFDEAVGNFALSSRATQSVCFYYERFTKIHSCILGPIVSNTSTILPDEQFPGIILKSLFGYSDKIYLVQAVAYAGFLLTIGGLYFRSLGGSFFEGKKNIPSRQKPISPAKD; translated from the coding sequence ATGAATTTCAGTACTGCTCTACCTACTTTTGTAATTACACTCCGAGAAGGAGTAGAAGCTGCCCTTGTTGTTGGAATTGTGCTAGCGTTGCTGAAAAAAGCTAAAAAATCCCGACTGAATTCTTGGGTATATGCTGGCGTCGGCGCTGGGATTGCGATTAGTGCCTTGATAGGTGTGCTATTCAGTTGGATAATTCAAGTGGTGGGAGCTGCGAATCCTCAATACACTTCGGTAGTTGAGCCACTGCTGGAAGGTGTATTTAGCTTGTTAGCGATCGCAATGCTCAGTTGGATGCTAATCTGGATGACTCAACAAGCCAAATTTATGAAAGCGCAAGTTGAGGGAGCAGTTACACAAGCACTGACACAAAACTCAAATGTAGGTTGGGGTGTTTTTAGTCTAGTTTTTATTGCCGTTGTTCGTGAAGGCTTTGAAACTGTTCTATTCATCGCTGCTAACTTTCAACAAGGATTAGTACCAAGCATTGGCGCACTTGCAGGTTTAGGAGTGGCGATCGCCATAGGTGTGCTTTTATTTAAATGGGGTATCAAAATTAATATCCGCCAGTTTTTCCAGGTAATGGGCGTTTTATTAGTATTGATTGTGGCTGGATTAGTAGTTTCAGCCTTGAAAAATTTTGACGAGGCTGTAGGTAACTTTGCCCTTAGCAGTCGTGCCACACAAAGCGTTTGTTTCTATTACGAACGCTTTACTAAAATCCATTCCTGTATTTTGGGACCAATAGTTTCAAATACTTCCACAATTTTACCTGACGAACAGTTTCCTGGCATTATTCTCAAATCTTTATTTGGCTACAGCGACAAGATTTATCTAGTCCAAGCCGTAGCATATGCAGGATTTTTGCTCACCATTGGAGGGCTATATTTCCGCAGTCTTGGAGGTAGCTTTTTTGAAGGTAAAAAGAATATCCCATCTCGCCAAAAACCAATTAGTCCTGCAAAAGATTAA